The sequence ACTCGGCGCGCGAGCGGACACCCGCCTCGACCGCGGCGAGCGTGTTCTCCGGCGCGACCGAGGAGTAGCCGCGGTGGGCGACGACGGCCGGGAGCGTCCCGTCCGGCTGCACGAGGGTCGGCTCCGGCAGCTCGGTGACGCGGACGTCGTCGAACGACGCCCTCGCGCCGTTGACGACGAGGCCGAGCACGCCGTCGGCGCTGCGGCGCAGGCTGCGGGTCGTCAGCACCTGCTGCCCGTCGAACGACCAGCGGGCCGCGGTGCCCTGCACGTCGACCGCGACGCGGACGTCGCTGCCCGTGCCCGCCGCGCGCGGCGCCGGGGCGGTCTGCGTGACGTTCCACGTGTTCGCCGCGGTGCGCTCGGCGAACTCGATGCCGTTCGCCGCGGTGCTGTTCGAGCGCATCGTCGCGATCCACCACGGCACGGCGCCGTCCGCCGCGAGGTCGAGGCCGAGCGCGGCCCAGCGGCTGCTGTTGGCGACCGTCTCGAAGCGCACGGTCGCCTCGAGGCGGTAGTTGTCGAGGTGCTCACCGAAGGTCAGGCGGGACAGCTGCGAGCCGGTGGACACGCCGACGAGACGCCCGTCGACGACCTGCCACTCCCCCTCGACCGGCGTCCAGCCGGCGGGCAACCCGTCGGAGAAGTCCTCGTCGAGGACCACCCGCCCCTCGTCGGTCGGCTCTGCGGCGGCGGCCGGCGCCGGGGCGACGGTGGGGGCCAGGGTCGAGGCGGTCACGGCGAGGGCTGTGACGGCGAGGGCGGACAGGACGGGACGGAGGAGACGTCTGGGACGCATGACGCGGACGCTAGGGACCGCGCGTGAACCGGTGGCTTACGCAGGGTGAGCACCAGGTGGCCGTGTGGTGACGGTCGATGAGTCCCGGACCGCCCGCCGGTCGGAGGGGGCATGGAGCTCACCATCCACCTGTTCACCTCCCTCGACGGCGTCGTGCAGGGCCCCGGGTCCCCCGACGAGGACCGCAGCGGCGGCTTCGACCGCGGCGGCTGGCTCGTGCCGCTCATGGGCGAGGGGTTCGGCGAGGTCGTCGACGGCTGGTTCGCGCGCACGGGCGAGCTGCTGTTCGGCCGCCGCACGTACGACCTCATGCAGTCGTACTGGCCCCACGTCACCGACGACGGCGGCCTCGCCGGCGAGGCGCTCAACGCCCGCCCCAAGCACGTCGTCACGTCGCACCCGGACGACCTCGCGCCGTGGCAGGGGGCGGCGCCGCTGCGCGGGGACCTCGTGGCCGGGGTGCGGGCGCTCAAGGGGCGCGAGGCGGACGGCGGCGGCGAGCTGCAGGTGCACGGCTGCGCGACGCTCGTGCAGGCGCTGCTGCGGGAGGGCCTCGTCGACGAGGTGCGGACCCTCGTGTTCCCGACCGTCGTCGGCGCGGGCAAGCGCCTGTTCGAGCCGGGGCTGCCGCCGAGCACGTGGCGGCTGGTGGAGGCGACGCCGACGGCGTCCGGCGCGGTCGCCGCGCGCTACCGCCCGGTCGCGCACGCCGGGGCGGGCGAGTTCGTCGTCGAGGACGGCCGCGAGGTGTCGCGGCCGGCGTGAGGCGGCACGGCCCCGGCGACCTTTACCGGGGCCGCGGGGCGGTCTAGCGTCGGGCACCCCGACGCAGGAGGCCCCCATGACCCGGACGCTCATCAGCAACGGCACCGTGGTGACGGCGACGGGCAGCCACGCCCTCGACGTCCTCGTGGACGGCGAGACGGTGGCGGCGCTGCTGCAGCCGGGCCAGGCGGCCGCGCTCGGCGTCACCGCCGACGAGACGATCGACGCCACCGGCACGTACGTCGTGCCGGGCGGCATCGACGCCCACACGCACATGGAGATGCCGTTCGGTGGCACGCAGGCCTCCGACACGTTCGAGACCGGCACCCGGGCCGCCGCGCACGGCGGCA comes from Aquipuribacter sp. SD81 and encodes:
- a CDS encoding dihydrofolate reductase family protein gives rise to the protein MELTIHLFTSLDGVVQGPGSPDEDRSGGFDRGGWLVPLMGEGFGEVVDGWFARTGELLFGRRTYDLMQSYWPHVTDDGGLAGEALNARPKHVVTSHPDDLAPWQGAAPLRGDLVAGVRALKGREADGGGELQVHGCATLVQALLREGLVDEVRTLVFPTVVGAGKRLFEPGLPPSTWRLVEATPTASGAVAARYRPVAHAGAGEFVVEDGREVSRPA